A region of the Nocardia asteroides genome:
GCCGCCGTGCAACGGACCCGACATGGCCCCGATCGCGCCGGACAGCGAGGCTGCCACGTCGGCTCCGGTCGAGGCGATCACCCGGGCGGTGAAGGTGGAGGCGTTCATGCCGTGCTCGGCGGCGGAGACCCAGTAGGCGTCGATGGCCTCGGTGTGGCGGGGGTCCGGGTCACCCTTCCATCGGGTCATGAAGCGCTGGGTGACGGTGGTGCACTCATCGATCTTCTTCTGCGGGACCGCGGGCTGGTAGATGCCGCGCGCCGATTGCGCCACGTAGGACAGCGCCATGACCGAGGCGCGGGCGAGGTTCTCCCGCGCGGTCTCGTCGTCGATGTCCAGCAGCGGTTGGTAACCCCAGATCGGCGCGAGCATGGCCAGCCCGGCCTGCACGTCGACGCGCACGTCGCCGGTGTGCACGGGCAGCGGGAACGGTTCGGCGGGCGGGAGGCCGCGTCCGAACGATCCGTCGACCAGTAGCGCCCACACGTCACCGAAGGTCACCCGGCTCTCGACCAGATCCTCGATGTCGACTCCGCGGTAGCGCAGCGCGCCGCCGTCCTTGTCCGGTTCGGCGATGTCGGTGGTGAATGCCACCACGCCCTCCAGGCCGCTGACGAAATCACTGGGTACGGCGGCCTGCCGACCGGAAACCGCGGGGCTGGT
Encoded here:
- a CDS encoding citrate synthase 2 gives rise to the protein MTTSPAVSGRQAAVPSDFVSGLEGVVAFTTDIAEPDKDGGALRYRGVDIEDLVESRVTFGDVWALLVDGSFGRGLPPAEPFPLPVHTGDVRVDVQAGLAMLAPIWGYQPLLDIDDETARENLARASVMALSYVAQSARGIYQPAVPQKKIDECTTVTQRFMTRWKGDPDPRHTEAIDAYWVSAAEHGMNASTFTARVIASTGADVAASLSGAIGAMSGPLHGGAPARVLPMIEEVEKTGDARALVKGILDRKEKLMGFGHRVYRAEDPRARVLRATAKRLAAPRYEVAAALEQAALAELRERRPDRAIETNVEFWAAVILDFAEVPAHMMPAMFTCGRTAGWCAHILEQKQLGKLVRPAAIYTGPSPRKPEEVAGWATIAHT